The genome window GATGCTCCGCGGCCGTCACCGCCAGCGCCTGCTGGTCCACGCCAGCCGCAAGCTCGACGTCCAGGACGTCATCCGCGACTGGCTCGCCGGAGTGGAATGGAGCGCCAAGGTCCGGGTCGCGGTCGACGTCGACCCCTACAGCTTCTTGTGATTGTGCCGCTCCACCGGCTAGATCGGCCGGCACCGGCAAAAGCGAATGGAGTATGCGTGCGTAATCTTTTCCTGGCGTGCTTCGGCAGCGTGCTGCTCGCGCTGTCGGCTCCACTCGGCGCCGCCTGGCACCGAGCCTCCACCCCCCATTTCATCATCTATTCGGAGGAGGATCCAGAGCGGCTGAAGGCGTTTGCTGCCATGCTCGAGCGGTTCGACGCCGCCGTTCGGCTGGCGCGCGGAATGAAGGACCCGCCGGTCGGCGACGGCAACCGTCTTACCGTGTTCGTCGTCAAGGGCCTCGCCCAGATCCAGCGGCTCAAGCGCGGCAGCGGGCGCAACGTCGCCGGTTTCTACCTGCCGCGGGCAAGCGGTTCGATCGCCGTCGTCCCGCGCGAAACCGAGGGCGTGATCCCGGCCGACGTCGTGTTTCAGCATGAATATGCCCACCATCTGATGTTCGCCGACCTCAGCACGCCGATACCCAAGTGGCTGGTCGAGGGGTTTGCCGAATTCTACTCGACCGCCAATGTGGAGGCCGACGGTTCGGTCGGGCTCGGCGAGGCAGCGACCCACCGCAAGGCGGCGTTCAATTTCAAGATCGCGGACGCGCTTCCGCTCAGCAGCCTGTTCGAAAGCGAGTTGCGCAGCAGCGCGGATGTGCACGGCTTCTACGCCAAGTCTTGGCTGCTGACCCATTATCTGACCTTCGCGCCGAAGCGGCGCGGCCAGCTCGATGCCTATGTCGCCGAGTTCGCCCGCGGCCGTTCGTCGCTAGACGCGGCGCGGATCGCGTTCGGCGACCTGCGCGCGCTCGAACAGGATCTGAAAGATTATTACCGGGCAGCCAAGTTCCCCTACCTGACCCTGGCCGCAAACCGCTTCAAGCCGGCCGCGGTGACAGTCGAGCGGCTTGGCCCGGGCGCCGAGGCGGCCATGCCGCTGTACATGCGGCTCCAGTCACGCACCGAGGGCAACCCCGCCGACAACGCCGCCGAAGCCCGGGCGCTCGCTGCCGCGCATCCGTTCGATGCGCTGGTCATGATGACGCTCGCCGAAGCCGAGTGGGTGGCCAAGAATTACAAGGCATCCGAAACCGCCGCCGATCGTGCCATCGCGCTCCAGCCGCAATCGGCCGAAGCCCACATCTGGAAGGGCCGTGCGCTGCTTTCGCTGGCCGAAGCCAAAGCGCCGGGCATTACCTTCGCCAACGCCCGCGGCTGGTTCAACCGGGCCAACCGGCTCGACCCCGAGAACCCCGAGCCGTTGCTTTATTACTACCGGACCTACCAGCTAGGCGGCACCAGGCCGACCGCCAATGCCATCGCCGCGCTCCACTACGCTGCCGAGCTGGCTCCGCAGGACCTTGGCCTCCGGCTCGAATCGGCCCGGCAGCATCTTGCCGACCGCCAGTTGGCGAAGGCCCGCCGGATGCTCGTCCCGGTCGCCTACAGCCCCCACGGCGGCCGCCTGGCGGACGAGGCCAAGCGCCTGCTCACGACCTTGAGCAGCGCCTCCTGAGCCTTGGACCGATGGGCGTTTCGCGCCTGAAAACAATATCTTGCACGGCGCTTTCTCGGCGTTAATGTGCCCCCGATTCTAGGGGAGTGAGCGGGATGAAGACGTTGAGTTGGATGTTGGCCGCGGGCGCGGCCGTGGTCGCGGCGCCGGTCGATGCGGCATGGCACAAGGCCTCGACGAAGCACTTCGTCATCTATGCCGACATTCCTGAGGCCGAGCTGCGCGACTATGCGACCAAGCTCGAGAAGTTCGACGCCGCCGCGCGGATCGTCCGTTCGATGCCCGATCCGGAGCCGGGCGACGGCAACCGCGTCCATGTCTACGTTGTGCCTTCGCTGCTCGACGTCAACCGCACCCTCGGTTCGGCCGATGCAGGGGTTGGCGGCTATTACATGGGCACAGTCAACGGTCCTTACATCATCACCCCGCACAAGGCGCGGCAGGTGCTCGACTATCGCCGGCTCCCACCTGAGACGGTGTTCTTCCACGAGTACACCCACCATCTGATGCTCCAGAACACCAACAAGCCGATGCCGATGTGGCTGACCGAAGGCTTCGCGGAGTTCCTTGCCAATCCGATTTTCAATGCGGACGGCTCGGTCTCGCTGGGCACTCCGGCAAACCATCGCGCCGGAACGCTGATCAAGGGCCGCTGGGCACCGCTGCCCGATCTGCTTGGCGGAAATATGGTGACGATCGGCTATGCCGGCTTCGC of Sphingomonas mesophila contains these proteins:
- a CDS encoding DUF1570 domain-containing protein; translated protein: MRNLFLACFGSVLLALSAPLGAAWHRASTPHFIIYSEEDPERLKAFAAMLERFDAAVRLARGMKDPPVGDGNRLTVFVVKGLAQIQRLKRGSGRNVAGFYLPRASGSIAVVPRETEGVIPADVVFQHEYAHHLMFADLSTPIPKWLVEGFAEFYSTANVEADGSVGLGEAATHRKAAFNFKIADALPLSSLFESELRSSADVHGFYAKSWLLTHYLTFAPKRRGQLDAYVAEFARGRSSLDAARIAFGDLRALEQDLKDYYRAAKFPYLTLAANRFKPAAVTVERLGPGAEAAMPLYMRLQSRTEGNPADNAAEARALAAAHPFDALVMMTLAEAEWVAKNYKASETAADRAIALQPQSAEAHIWKGRALLSLAEAKAPGITFANARGWFNRANRLDPENPEPLLYYYRTYQLGGTRPTANAIAALHYAAELAPQDLGLRLESARQHLADRQLAKARRMLVPVAYSPHGGRLADEAKRLLTTLSSAS